A single genomic interval of Microbacterium oleivorans harbors:
- a CDS encoding heparinase II/III domain-containing protein, translating to MLWNTDGFAGPLAALCRDVAATLLPVGRALPVPAAGLRGGRGIPHATLAPLLARARADLDTAWPQPLASQAARVHGDGDRDMYEQRVFERQRRLSRAVVAALVDDDPRWLDEVADGVWLLAEQSSWCWPAHDDTRSRHGSVLATVTDPFLDLGAGEVVGQLAWIDHVLGARLDERYPGVRRRVRHEAEVRVFAPFLERRDWHWIGLDGDVHNWNPWIHGNVLVAALALCDDEVRRERLVALAAQGIDRYVAALPGDGAIDEGYAYWWNGACRALEALDLLAFATGGAWDPVAAVPALRETVAFPHRSHLGGPWYVNLADGPARPPADQPWHALHRAARVVDDAAAQRHAIVAQRTLDGPAAGEDAGLGRMLRALADREWLAATNPETPAPEASPLPRKVWLPSTQVWLARASEGSPAGLTVVLKGGHNDENHNHNDVGSVIVASDGVPVIVDAGRPTYTAQTFGPHRYDIWTMQSDWHSVPRVSGLSQPPGRAFAASDARLTRSDEIPAMDVEIGGAYPPGAVATWRRQTSLDRRAARVEIHDRWQGAGPATAVRLLLAGEVTAGPGWARVVPLDGAGPVRIAWAADAPHTLEARDLDDPMLSDVWGRSLTRLEIGVDGRTELRVTVEQERNEDERS from the coding sequence GTGCTCTGGAACACCGACGGCTTCGCCGGCCCGCTGGCCGCGCTCTGCCGCGACGTCGCCGCGACGCTGCTGCCCGTGGGCCGCGCCCTGCCGGTACCGGCCGCCGGGCTGCGCGGTGGGCGCGGGATCCCGCACGCCACGCTCGCGCCGCTGCTGGCCCGCGCTCGCGCCGATCTCGACACCGCGTGGCCGCAGCCGCTGGCGAGCCAGGCGGCCCGGGTGCACGGCGACGGCGATCGCGACATGTACGAGCAACGGGTCTTCGAGCGTCAGCGGAGGCTGAGCCGAGCCGTCGTGGCTGCGCTGGTCGACGACGACCCGCGATGGCTCGACGAGGTCGCCGACGGTGTCTGGCTGCTGGCCGAGCAGTCGTCGTGGTGCTGGCCGGCTCACGATGACACCCGCAGCCGGCACGGCAGCGTGCTGGCGACCGTCACCGATCCCTTCCTCGATCTGGGGGCGGGCGAAGTCGTCGGGCAGCTGGCGTGGATCGACCACGTGCTCGGCGCGCGCCTCGACGAGCGGTACCCCGGCGTGCGACGGCGCGTGCGACACGAGGCCGAGGTGCGCGTGTTCGCGCCGTTCCTGGAGCGCCGCGACTGGCACTGGATCGGCCTCGACGGCGACGTGCACAACTGGAACCCGTGGATCCACGGGAACGTCCTCGTGGCCGCGCTCGCCCTCTGCGACGACGAGGTGCGCCGGGAGCGGCTGGTCGCGCTCGCGGCCCAGGGCATCGATCGCTACGTCGCCGCCCTGCCGGGCGACGGTGCCATCGACGAGGGCTACGCGTACTGGTGGAACGGCGCGTGCCGCGCGCTCGAGGCCCTCGACCTGCTGGCCTTCGCCACCGGGGGCGCGTGGGATCCCGTCGCCGCGGTTCCGGCGCTGCGCGAGACGGTGGCCTTCCCGCACCGCTCCCACCTGGGCGGGCCCTGGTACGTCAACCTCGCCGACGGCCCCGCCCGGCCACCGGCCGACCAGCCTTGGCACGCCCTGCACCGCGCCGCCCGGGTCGTCGACGATGCGGCCGCGCAGCGCCACGCCATCGTCGCCCAGCGCACGCTCGACGGACCGGCGGCCGGCGAGGACGCCGGGCTGGGCCGGATGCTGCGCGCCCTCGCCGACCGCGAATGGCTCGCCGCGACGAACCCGGAGACCCCCGCGCCGGAGGCGAGCCCCCTGCCGCGCAAGGTATGGCTCCCCTCCACGCAGGTGTGGCTCGCCCGCGCGTCCGAAGGCTCGCCCGCCGGGCTGACCGTCGTGCTCAAGGGCGGCCACAACGACGAGAACCACAACCACAACGACGTCGGCTCGGTGATCGTCGCCTCGGACGGGGTGCCCGTGATCGTCGACGCGGGCCGCCCGACCTACACCGCGCAGACCTTCGGCCCCCACCGCTACGACATCTGGACGATGCAGAGCGACTGGCACAGCGTGCCGCGGGTGTCGGGCCTGTCGCAGCCGCCCGGGCGCGCATTCGCGGCATCCGATGCCCGCCTCACCCGTTCGGATGAGATACCGGCGATGGATGTCGAGATCGGCGGGGCGTACCCGCCGGGCGCCGTGGCGACGTGGCGGCGGCAGACGAGCCTGGACCGTCGGGCCGCTCGGGTCGAGATCCACGACCGCTGGCAGGGTGCGGGCCCGGCGACAGCGGTGCGCCTGCTGCTCGCCGGCGAGGTCACGGCGGGCCCGGGCTGGGCGCGCGTGGTCCCGCTCGACGGCGCGGGCCCCGTCCGCATCGCGTGGGCAGCCGACGCGCCCCACACCCTCGAGGCCCGCGACCTCGACGACCCGATGCTCTCGGATGTCTGGGGCCGCAGCCTCACGCGACTCGAGATCGGCGTCGACGGCCGCACCGAGCTGCGTGTCACGGTAGAACAGGAACGGAACGAGGACGAGCGATCATGA